A genome region from Geodermatophilus bullaregiensis includes the following:
- a CDS encoding LLM class flavin-dependent oxidoreductase, producing MQIPLSVLDLAPVARGETVGSSIAASVALAQRAEQTGYRRVWYAEHHNMRHIASSATSVLVAHVGAHTSTLRLGAGGVMLPNHSPLTIAEQFGTLEAMYPGRIDLGLGRAPGSDQNTMYALRRDANSADRFPQDVLELQGYLTGHSRVPGVDAIPGRGSDVPLYVLGSSMFGAGLAAALGLPYAFASHFAPQALEPAVAAYRRDFRPSEQLDAPYVIAGVNAIAADTPEAARAAREATRRRLAVGLFGQGRDLSDDEAELLLSSGAGVHVDRMLTHTAVGTPAEVRAQLTDFARLADADELIVAHQAPGTEERLRSVTLVAEAMESVAA from the coding sequence GTGCAGATCCCGCTGTCCGTGCTCGACCTCGCCCCCGTCGCCCGCGGCGAGACGGTGGGCAGCAGCATCGCCGCCAGCGTCGCCCTGGCGCAGCGTGCCGAGCAGACCGGCTATAGGCGGGTCTGGTACGCCGAGCACCACAACATGCGGCACATCGCCTCGTCGGCGACCAGCGTGCTCGTCGCGCACGTCGGCGCGCACACCTCGACCCTCCGGCTCGGCGCCGGCGGCGTGATGCTGCCCAACCACTCGCCGCTGACGATCGCCGAGCAGTTCGGCACGCTCGAGGCGATGTACCCGGGGCGGATCGACCTGGGCCTGGGCCGTGCGCCGGGTTCGGACCAGAACACGATGTACGCGCTGCGCCGCGACGCGAACTCCGCCGACCGCTTCCCGCAGGACGTCCTCGAGCTGCAGGGCTACCTCACCGGCCACTCGCGGGTCCCCGGCGTCGACGCGATCCCCGGCAGGGGCAGCGACGTGCCGCTCTACGTGCTCGGCTCGTCGATGTTCGGCGCGGGCCTGGCCGCCGCCCTCGGCCTCCCCTACGCCTTCGCCTCCCACTTCGCCCCGCAGGCGCTCGAGCCCGCGGTGGCCGCCTACCGGCGCGACTTCCGCCCCTCCGAGCAGCTCGACGCGCCGTACGTCATCGCCGGGGTCAACGCGATCGCCGCGGACACCCCCGAGGCCGCCCGGGCCGCGCGCGAGGCCACCCGGCGGCGCCTGGCGGTGGGCCTGTTCGGCCAGGGCCGCGACCTCTCCGACGACGAGGCGGAGCTGCTGCTGTCCTCGGGCGCCGGCGTGCACGTGGACCGGATGCTCACCCACACCGCCGTCGGCACGCCGGCCGAGGTGCGCGCGCAGCTCACCGACTTCGCCCGGCTGGCCGACGCCGACGAGCTGATCGTGGCCCACCAGGCGCCGGGCACCGAGGAGCGGCTGCGCTCGGTGACGCTGGTCGCCGAGGCGATGGAGTCCGTCGCCGCCTGA
- a CDS encoding Na+/H+ antiporter, giving the protein MHAETVLLLALAAVAVIVAVRWLGERTGLPAAALLTVAGLVYGLLPGPNLTLDPEIVLMVLLPPLLYSAALDSSLIAIRANLRTVVSLSVLLVLVTALTVGAGFALLVPGATLAAGIALGAAVAPPDPVAALAIGRRVGLPPRMVTLIQGEGLLNDATALTLLTVAVAAATGDGFSTWSALGQFALSSVGGIAAGLAVAYGIRPLRRLRRDPLSSNAISLATPFLAYLLAESVHVSGVLAVVVAGLVIAHNSPYWVSGATRLQTDAVWRLVDFLLEGVVFLLIGNQLPAVIGGLGRYETSTVVVASAVTVGAVLLVRPLWLWLTEHAPQALHMRLGAGPEAEDDDPRTVPRQLSGREITVLSWAGTRGVISLAAIFTLPLTTDSGEPFPARDLLLFCAFLAVLVTLVGQGTTFAPLVRRLGMRADAADGARLRNQARVAAVEAGLLRLDELQAEQHDHLDDAAIEAVRSVLRTRLERYRQRLQVLGDAEGEIPMSPQYEAALRVRRAVIDAERTELLRWRDLGRLPDEGLRTLERELDHQEHLLPSRPV; this is encoded by the coding sequence GTGCACGCCGAGACCGTCCTCCTGCTCGCCCTGGCCGCGGTCGCGGTCATCGTCGCCGTCCGGTGGCTGGGTGAGCGGACCGGGCTGCCGGCGGCCGCGCTGCTCACCGTCGCCGGGCTGGTGTACGGCCTGCTGCCGGGGCCCAACCTGACGCTGGACCCCGAGATCGTCCTCATGGTCCTGCTGCCGCCGCTGCTCTACAGCGCCGCGCTGGACTCCTCGCTGATCGCCATCCGGGCCAACCTGCGCACGGTGGTCAGCCTCTCGGTGCTGCTCGTGCTGGTCACCGCGCTGACCGTCGGCGCCGGGTTCGCGCTGCTGGTCCCCGGCGCCACGCTGGCCGCCGGCATCGCCCTCGGCGCCGCCGTCGCCCCGCCGGATCCGGTGGCCGCGCTGGCCATCGGCCGCCGGGTCGGCCTGCCGCCGCGGATGGTCACGCTCATCCAGGGCGAGGGCCTGCTCAACGACGCCACCGCGCTGACCCTGCTCACCGTCGCGGTCGCCGCGGCCACCGGTGACGGGTTCTCCACCTGGTCCGCGCTGGGCCAGTTCGCGCTGTCCTCGGTCGGCGGGATCGCCGCCGGGCTGGCCGTCGCCTACGGCATCCGCCCGCTGCGCCGGTTGCGCCGCGACCCGCTGTCGTCGAACGCCATCTCCCTGGCCACGCCGTTCCTCGCCTACCTCCTGGCCGAGTCGGTGCACGTGTCGGGGGTGCTGGCCGTCGTCGTCGCCGGGCTGGTCATCGCGCACAACAGCCCGTACTGGGTCTCCGGCGCCACCCGGCTGCAGACCGACGCGGTGTGGCGGCTGGTCGACTTCCTGCTCGAGGGCGTCGTCTTCCTGCTCATCGGCAACCAGCTTCCGGCGGTCATCGGCGGGCTGGGCCGGTACGAGACGTCGACCGTCGTCGTCGCCTCCGCGGTCACCGTGGGGGCGGTCCTGCTGGTGCGGCCGCTGTGGCTGTGGCTCACCGAGCACGCGCCGCAGGCCCTGCACATGCGCCTGGGCGCCGGCCCGGAGGCCGAGGACGACGACCCGCGCACGGTGCCGCGGCAGCTGTCCGGCCGGGAGATCACCGTGCTCAGCTGGGCCGGCACCCGCGGCGTCATCAGCCTGGCGGCGATCTTCACCCTGCCGCTGACCACCGACTCCGGCGAGCCGTTCCCCGCGCGCGACCTGCTGCTGTTCTGCGCCTTCCTGGCCGTGCTGGTCACCCTGGTCGGGCAGGGCACCACCTTCGCGCCGCTGGTCCGCCGACTGGGGATGCGGGCCGACGCCGCCGACGGCGCCCGGCTGCGCAACCAGGCGCGGGTGGCGGCCGTCGAGGCCGGCCTGCTCCGGCTCGACGAGCTGCAGGCCGAGCAGCACGACCACCTCGACGACGCCGCGATCGAGGCGGTGCGCTCCGTCCTGCGCACCCGGCTGGAGCGCTACCGGCAGCGGCTGCAGGTGCTCGGCGACGCGGAGGGCGAGATCCCGATGTCGCCGCAGTACGAGGCGGCGCTGCGGGTGCGCCGGGCGGTCATCGACGCCGAGCGCACCGAGCTGCTGCGCTGGCGCGACCTCGGCCGGCTGCCCGACGAGGGCCTGCGCACCCTCGAGCGCGAGCTCGACCACCAGGAGCACCTGCTGCCCTCCCGGCCCGTCTGA
- a CDS encoding class I SAM-dependent methyltransferase: protein MRQGLADGARFLRAFLAHPRQVGAVLPTSRTAIRAMLDLADVPAARLVVELGAGTGVATREILARLSPRARLVAVEIDPRLARRLTERIDDPRLEVVCGSAEDVETHLGAERADVLVSMLPFTSLDADLRRRLLDELPRALRPGGTAVVIQYSPLILGELRRRFADVRVRVTPWNVPPAFLFAGTRGEGG, encoded by the coding sequence GTGCGTCAGGGACTGGCCGACGGCGCCCGCTTCCTGCGCGCCTTCCTGGCCCACCCGCGGCAGGTGGGCGCGGTGCTGCCGACGTCGCGGACGGCGATCCGCGCGATGCTCGACCTCGCCGACGTCCCCGCGGCCCGGCTGGTGGTCGAGCTCGGCGCGGGCACCGGGGTGGCGACGCGGGAGATCCTGGCCCGGCTGTCCCCGCGGGCCCGGCTGGTCGCGGTCGAGATCGACCCGCGGCTGGCCCGCCGGCTCACCGAGCGGATCGACGACCCCCGGCTGGAGGTGGTCTGCGGCTCCGCCGAGGACGTCGAGACCCACCTCGGCGCCGAGCGCGCCGACGTGCTCGTCTCGATGCTGCCGTTCACCTCGCTCGACGCCGACCTGCGCCGCCGGCTGCTCGACGAGCTGCCCCGCGCGCTGCGTCCCGGCGGCACCGCGGTGGTCATCCAGTACTCGCCGCTGATCCTCGGGGAGCTGCGCCGCCGCTTCGCCGACGTGCGCGTGCGGGTCACACCGTGGAACGTCCCCCCGGCGTTCCTCTTCGCCGGCACCCGCGGCGAGGGCGGGTGA
- a CDS encoding alpha/beta hydrolase, with the protein MTEDTGRAVAHEEGRLPSGLYWQGWTVADPVGVVVLVHGAHEHGGRYAHVAERLGDAGYAGYAADHPGHGRSPGRRGDVVSLAAAVDGVATLARTAADRHPGVPLFVYGHSLGGLVALQYLTGTPHERVAGAVVSAPALDTSAATPVQRVLAPVLSRLAPGLGVLTLDAETVSRDPEVVAAYRADPLNHAGRMVARTGTAIMLGAAGMPARLRSLTLPLLVLHGGADRLMPPSASEVVRAHAASPDLTVRVYEGLYHEPHNEPEKDEVLADVVAWLDAHRTTPAPSA; encoded by the coding sequence ATGACGGAGGACACCGGCCGCGCGGTCGCGCACGAGGAGGGCCGGCTGCCCTCGGGGCTGTACTGGCAGGGCTGGACGGTCGCCGACCCGGTCGGGGTCGTCGTGCTGGTGCACGGCGCGCACGAGCACGGCGGCCGCTACGCGCACGTCGCCGAGCGGCTCGGCGACGCCGGGTACGCCGGCTACGCCGCCGACCACCCCGGACACGGCCGCTCGCCCGGCCGCCGCGGCGACGTCGTCAGCCTGGCCGCCGCCGTCGACGGCGTCGCCACGCTGGCCCGCACCGCCGCCGACCGGCACCCCGGCGTCCCGCTGTTCGTCTACGGCCACAGCCTGGGCGGGCTGGTGGCGCTGCAGTACCTCACCGGGACGCCGCACGAGCGGGTCGCGGGCGCGGTGGTCTCCGCACCCGCCCTCGACACCAGCGCGGCCACCCCGGTGCAGCGGGTGCTCGCGCCCGTGCTGTCCCGGCTGGCGCCCGGCCTCGGTGTGCTCACCCTCGACGCCGAGACGGTCAGCCGCGACCCGGAGGTGGTCGCCGCCTACCGCGCCGACCCGCTCAACCACGCCGGCAGGATGGTCGCCCGGACCGGCACCGCGATCATGCTCGGGGCGGCCGGGATGCCGGCCCGCCTGCGCTCGCTCACCCTCCCGCTGCTCGTGCTCCACGGTGGCGCTGACCGGCTGATGCCGCCGTCGGCCAGCGAGGTGGTCCGCGCGCACGCCGCCTCGCCCGACCTGACGGTGCGGGTCTACGAGGGGCTCTACCACGAGCCGCACAACGAGCCGGAGAAGGACGAGGTCCTCGCCGACGTCGTCGCCTGGCTCGACGCGCACCGGACGACGCCCGCGCCGTCCGCCTGA